In one Pseudarthrobacter sp. NBSH8 genomic region, the following are encoded:
- a CDS encoding sirohydrochlorin chelatase has product MNNPIMIACAHGTSSPQGAAEVNALRAGIAALRPGLDVREAYVDVQEPDLVDVVAGLPEEQQAVVVPLLLSVGYHVKVDIARAVKSRPGSLAAAPLGPDPRLAALLDQRLREAGVTDRDAIVLAAAGSSNPNAAVSVEELADQLRALRRNRILPAYGASAQPSVRDAVAILRQELAGGAGAGESAGAVDDGGRVVIASYLLAPGFFHDQLAKAGADLVTEPLLPSPVLAEIALERFDAAVVHGQ; this is encoded by the coding sequence ATGAACAACCCGATCATGATCGCCTGTGCCCACGGGACGTCCAGCCCACAGGGCGCCGCGGAGGTCAACGCGCTGCGCGCAGGCATCGCCGCCCTGCGCCCGGGCCTGGACGTTCGCGAAGCCTACGTGGACGTCCAGGAGCCGGACCTCGTGGACGTGGTGGCGGGCCTCCCCGAAGAACAACAGGCCGTCGTTGTGCCGCTGCTCCTGAGCGTGGGCTACCACGTCAAGGTGGACATCGCCCGCGCTGTTAAAAGCCGTCCGGGCAGCCTGGCGGCAGCGCCGCTCGGCCCGGACCCGCGGCTCGCGGCCCTGCTGGACCAGCGCCTCCGCGAGGCCGGCGTCACGGACCGCGACGCCATCGTCCTCGCCGCCGCCGGCTCGTCGAACCCCAACGCCGCTGTCAGCGTGGAAGAGCTCGCCGACCAGCTCAGGGCGCTGCGGCGCAACCGGATTCTGCCCGCCTACGGTGCCTCTGCCCAGCCGTCGGTGCGCGACGCCGTCGCCATTCTGCGCCAGGAACTGGCCGGAGGTGCCGGGGCGGGGGAGTCCGCGGGGGCCGTGGACGACGGCGGCCGCGTGGTGATTGCCTCCTACCTCCTCGCGCCGGGGTTCTTCCACGACCAGCTGGCCAAAGCCGGTGCTGACCTCGTGACTGAACCACTGCTGCCCTCGCCGGTGCTCGCCGAGATTGCGCTGGAACGGTTCGACGCCGCCGTCGTACACGGTCAATAG
- a CDS encoding trimeric intracellular cation channel family protein codes for MTLPFDTLPFDTLPFDIDLVWLDLAGVFFFAVSGSLLAARKQFDLVGSLLLASLVSLGGGVIRDIILNTTPAAFSNPAYLVPPVLATVLVYFLYSSVQRYTSLLVLFDAGGLALFCITGTLKALALGMNPVAAVLLGVTTAVGGGLLRDITANEVPQLFNPRDLYALPAFSGSALTALLWVTGAFNVLTACAVAAVVFAFRVAAWRRSWYVPLAVRGLHRRGSGGGGADGAGSGSGAGRS; via the coding sequence ATGACATTGCCGTTCGACACATTGCCGTTCGACACATTGCCGTTCGACATCGACCTGGTATGGCTTGACCTGGCCGGCGTCTTCTTCTTCGCCGTCTCCGGGTCCCTGTTGGCGGCACGGAAGCAGTTCGACCTGGTGGGGTCGCTGCTGCTGGCGTCCCTGGTTTCCCTCGGCGGCGGCGTCATCCGGGACATCATCCTCAACACCACGCCGGCAGCCTTCTCCAACCCCGCGTATCTGGTTCCCCCGGTCCTGGCCACCGTCCTGGTGTATTTCCTGTACTCCAGCGTGCAGCGGTATACCTCGCTGCTGGTGCTGTTCGACGCCGGCGGGTTGGCCCTCTTCTGCATCACCGGAACGCTGAAGGCCCTGGCGCTGGGGATGAATCCGGTGGCTGCCGTGCTGCTCGGCGTGACCACGGCGGTGGGCGGCGGCCTGCTGCGGGACATCACCGCCAACGAGGTGCCGCAGCTGTTCAACCCCCGGGACCTTTACGCGCTGCCAGCCTTCAGCGGGTCGGCCTTGACCGCGCTGCTCTGGGTCACCGGCGCCTTCAATGTGCTGACGGCGTGCGCGGTGGCGGCCGTGGTGTTCGCGTTCCGCGTGGCTGCCTGGCGCCGGTCCTGGTATGTCCCGCTCGCTGTACGTGGCTTGCACCGGCGGGGCTCCGGCGGAGGCGGGGCTGATGGGGCTGGCAGCGGCTCGGGAGCAGGCCGCAGTTAG
- a CDS encoding DUF559 domain-containing protein yields the protein MDVTSYLKYAGSVARTATLRQAGFSDRNIRVAIEAGQMRRLRHGVVALPGAAPELVGAVLANGLLSCGSASTHHRLWRLHQPAALHLLCRHGAAGDVVVHRESVVPQDVPWPVAGLTDVLLHGLRCLPEVEAAVMVESALLQGRTTLDYLRGHLPGNRNGAARRVLDLVDGTAGSPIEVVARLLFRSEGMFVQTQVDLPGIGIVDFLLEEFLIVELDGETHLQPRQVKKDRLRNNASTLDGYAVLRYGYAQVVYNPQKVVDEVWQVLRGRVVR from the coding sequence ATGGACGTCACTTCTTACCTCAAGTACGCAGGCTCCGTTGCCAGGACAGCAACATTGCGTCAGGCCGGATTCTCAGATCGTAACATCCGGGTGGCCATTGAGGCAGGCCAGATGCGGCGGCTCCGGCACGGAGTGGTGGCACTGCCCGGAGCCGCTCCCGAGCTCGTGGGTGCGGTCCTGGCCAACGGTCTGCTCAGTTGCGGCTCGGCCAGCACACACCACCGGCTGTGGCGGCTGCACCAACCTGCGGCCCTTCACCTGCTCTGCCGGCACGGGGCTGCCGGGGATGTTGTGGTCCATCGTGAGAGTGTGGTGCCCCAGGATGTGCCCTGGCCAGTTGCCGGCTTGACCGATGTGCTGCTTCATGGCCTGCGGTGTTTACCGGAAGTCGAGGCCGCCGTCATGGTGGAGAGCGCGTTGCTGCAAGGCAGGACCACGCTGGATTACCTGCGCGGACACCTGCCGGGAAACCGAAACGGAGCCGCCCGCAGGGTCTTGGACCTGGTGGATGGCACCGCCGGTTCACCCATCGAGGTGGTGGCCCGGCTCCTCTTCCGGAGTGAGGGCATGTTCGTCCAGACCCAGGTTGATCTTCCCGGGATCGGAATCGTGGACTTCCTGCTGGAGGAATTCCTCATCGTGGAGCTCGACGGCGAAACGCATCTCCAGCCCAGACAGGTCAAGAAGGACCGGCTACGGAACAATGCGAGCACCCTGGATGGCTACGCTGTGCTCAGATACGGCTACGCGCAGGTGGTCTACAACCCGCAGAAGGTCGTGGACGAAGTGTGGCAGGTCCTACGCGGCCGCGTAGTGCGCTGA